A single region of the bacterium genome encodes:
- the mltG gene encoding endolytic transglycosylase MltG: MRKKVILVFLLVFTGLVVFCFWWYWQGLKSKGGSIVKEVEIPAQIGDEEVSVILFREGLIKSPYVFRIYAFLTGKDKKIKAGTYLLNSDLSVPEILDTLVQGEVLTYKVTVPEGLSIEEIDIYLKEKYAQYGFQKGDFKEAVRSFIAEAKEKFPAVADKIEEFGLEGFLLGDTYFLKTDKVAQRLVSKMISNFENKAWSVLNQDLSKPLSDPYQALVLASLVEKEAKTEKDRRLVAGIFLKRLENNDFLQSCASINYVLSEKKKVLSSSDLSIDSPYNTYKNKGLPPAPIASPSLESIEAVFSPLFSQYYYFLSDQNGKLYFSATYEEHLKLRERIIGKGD; encoded by the coding sequence ATGAGAAAAAAAGTTATCTTGGTTTTTTTATTAGTTTTTACTGGTTTAGTTGTTTTTTGCTTTTGGTGGTATTGGCAGGGTCTAAAAAGCAAGGGTGGAAGTATAGTCAAGGAGGTTGAAATACCGGCTCAAATTGGAGATGAAGAAGTTTCAGTAATCCTTTTTCGTGAGGGGTTAATCAAGTCTCCTTATGTTTTTCGGATTTATGCTTTTCTGACTGGTAAAGACAAAAAAATAAAAGCCGGCACCTATCTCTTAAACAGCGATCTTTCTGTGCCGGAGATATTAGACACTTTAGTTCAGGGAGAGGTTTTAACCTATAAAGTAACAGTTCCTGAAGGTTTGAGTATTGAGGAAATTGATATTTATCTAAAGGAAAAATATGCTCAATATGGTTTTCAAAAAGGAGATTTTAAAGAGGCAGTTAGGAGTTTTATTGCTGAAGCAAAAGAAAAATTTCCCGCAGTTGCTGATAAGATAGAAGAGTTTGGTTTGGAGGGTTTTCTTTTAGGAGATACCTACTTTTTAAAAACTGACAAAGTGGCCCAAAGATTGGTCTCTAAAATGATTTCTAATTTTGAAAACAAAGCTTGGTCTGTACTAAATCAGGATTTAAGCAAGCCTCTTTCTGACCCTTATCAAGCTTTGGTTTTAGCTTCTTTGGTGGAAAAGGAAGCAAAGACAGAAAAAGATCGACGCTTGGTAGCTGGGATATTTCTTAAACGTTTAGAAAATAATGATTTTCTTCAGTCCTGTGCTTCTATAAACTATGTTTTGTCAGAGAAGAAAAAGGTTCTCTCCAGCAGTGATTTGTCTATTGATTCGCCTTATAATACCTATAAAAACAAAGGTTTGCCACCAGCTCCTATTGCTTCTCCAAGTTTAGAATCAATAGAGGCTGTTTTTAGTCCTCTTTTTTCTCAATACTACTATTTTCTTTCTGACCAAAATGGAAAGCTTTATTTTTCTGCCACCTACGAGGAGCACCTAAAATTGAGGGAGAGAATTATAGGGAAGGGTGATTAA